The sequence ACAGGGAAGAGGTTGGAGCAAGTCTCCTTGAGGGTCTTAATGAGTGGAAGGTGGACCCACAAGCATTCAGCCTGGGTAGAAACAGAACCACCTTCCTTAAGAGCTTCCTTGAGGAGCTGGAAGTAAGGAGGCTGGAAGAGAGCCTCGGCGGGACCGACAGGGTCAGAGGAGTCGGTGATGATAACGTCGTACTCGTTCTTGTGCTCGGGAAGGAACTTGAAACCGTCACCAATGTGAACTTCGACTCGGGGGTCTTTGTAGCAGTTAGACATGAGAGGGAGCCACTGCTTAGAGACTCGGATGACAGCCTGCCGAACGTGAGTTAGACGACATGCAACGATGAGTGCAGGCAATACCCACCTCGTCAATGTCACAGAGAGTGACCTTCTTGACGGACTTGTGCTTGAGAACCTCTCGGATGACACCACCGTCACCACCACCGATAACAAGGACGTTCTCGGGGTTCGGGTGTGAAGCCATAGGGAGATGAGTGATCATCTCCTGGTAACTGTTCAACGTCAACACTTCTTATCTCTGCATTAAGATAAGAAACGTCACTCACGAGAACTCATCACGCTCGGTGGCCTGAATGACACCGTCGAGCACGAGAACATTACCGTAGGTCTCGGACTCGAAGACAAGAACATCCTGGCAGGCAAATCTCAACATTTTCTCCTCGCAATACAGCATGTGACTCACCTGGAAGAGGGACTTCTCCTTGTGCAAGACCTGCTTGACCCTGTCAGACGCATTAGTACACCCGCAATTCCCTCCATGGCATTCAAGCTCACTTGAGGGTCATAGCCTGGCCTAACGTTGATTCTCAGCAAGAACGCTTCATGAAAGGACTGATGTCGACTCACCAGGCCATTGGGTGTTGATCTCCCTGAACCAGCCGTCTGCAATATTTCATATCAATTTCATCTCTTCCGATGATCTTATGAGAGGCATTTCACAGATGACGTACCGACGATGTTGGGGTGAGATTGAGAGACAGCCATGATGAATATATTTTGCGTGGGAAAAGGGTAAAAGGTCAAGAAGGGAAACCAACAAGTCTAGCTCATCGGGGGGTCTCAGTGCAGACCCGACAAAGAAAATcctcctttctttttctgGAGCGGCTTTCGCCGATGTAGCATTTATTTATTTAAGTGAGTATTAACTTACTGTAGCTGAGTTAGAAAATTCAATGAACACTCTTCTATGTATACGTACGTACGTATACTGCAGTGCTTGAAGCCGGATTGACCTATGCTGAGTTCTCTATTTCTATGAAAATAGAGTATTTCGGACGTGCTCCGAAATCAAAGACGAGTGAGTGTTCTTATGATAATAATGCCCTACAAGATTACAGTATCTCGGCTGGATTTTGGTAGCAGAAGCAAGGCCAGCTATGCATTACTTATCACTCTCTAAGATGGAGTTATATATAGTGATAAAAGTAGAGTGCAAAGACCAATTGTACTCAGTTATGCAGTTCAAACCATTTGGTAAGTTCCCAGTCTACTCTTATGGACTCTGCTGTGTGTTCTTGAAAATTTACATGTCCACCTGCAAGGACGCGGACTATGAGGTGTAACATTAAATTGACTCATGAGTATCTTGATATCATACTAATGCTGATGTAACACATTATTACTTGCGTGAAGAAAAAAAGTGAAAATGTAAACTAAAATCAATCGTGCTCGGTACACATGCTAGTCAGACGTATCATTCTAAGAAAGCATAACTCCAATGTCCATTATCATCGATCTTCTACATCCCCTTTCGCTTAAGCCATCCTCCCGGCCTTGCTCACTCCGAAAAAGCCCTTCAAccctttcttcttcttctccacctctccAACCCCCGTCATATTACCTATACTGTTCATACCACCCATACCCATCATCGGGTGGCCATACATTGTTTGGACTGCCCTCTGCTTCTCCACCTTCGGCCCCGACCCTCTCTGATCAAGGGATGCCCGACCACCATAGCCGTAGCCTGGGGCATAAGACCCAGTGGGTTGAAACTGCTGCTGTTGATGGAAACGTTGGGGGTACTGCCGGTAGCTTGGTTGGGCTACAGGTTGGGGCTGGGGATAACTATAGAACGAAGCCTTGTTTTGAGACAATTCTTTGTCAGGGAAAACAGCCGTGAATGAGTCTGGGGAAGCAGTGGACTCTTTGGGCTGGACGATATGCAAGTTGTCGTTTGATCCCGGAGGTGGTAGCGGGGGAAGGTTCTTGTACCTGTTGGGAGAAAGAGAGCCGCCAGTGTCAATACTACTAGATCTAATATGTTGCTGGTGGTTAAAGAATGCGTTGGCATTACTATAATTGACGGGCGGCGGAGTCTCAAGCATAGTCTGGCTAGAGGCTGTGAGAGACGTGCTAGTCTTGTTATGAGGTCGGGCTGCACCGGGACGCACAGGCACAGGCTCGTCGCAAAACAAGCTATCACCATTCGCACCATTAGCATTAGAAAGGACCTCGACAACGCTACGCCTGTCTTCTCCCATTTCCCCAATAGTGGCGCTCCTACGATTTCCACCAGACGCATAACTTTCCCGTTTCGCAGCGCTTGTAGTAGTGGCAAACTTTGAGCTCCCCGGACTTGCGGACTGGCCCATGCTCACATCGGAAGTGGAAGTGTTGCCcaagggagaagagacTGATCGAGAGCCGTAGAGATTAGAGGCGGAAAGTCGATTATTAACTGATTCCTGACCATCAGTAAACATTGAGCTGGACGAGCCACTGGCGGTTCGAGCGTGTCCGCGATCACCACCACCTCGGACAAGGACAGAAATTGGGGGCGGGGGTGCGAGAGGCGTCTCGGGCGTAGAGGGTGAGCCGAATGCGGAGGGTTGAGGATTGTACCCTTGGATATTTAATGACTGGCGATAATTTGACAAATTAGGGGACTCCGCCTTGGAGTTTTTCCTTGCTCCTTTGGGCTTCATCTTTTGGAAGAATCCCTTAatacccttcttcttccccgCCCTCCCACCGTCCTCCATATCACTCTCGCCGCCGGTATGGACTTGTGACAAGCGTGATTGGCTAATAACCCGAGATATACGAGGCTCGTGGTCTAAAACAGACGACCCTAGGGATTCTCGgctgaagaaggaaggtCTGGTTGGGGAAGCAAGGGAAACCGCTCGAGGATAAACTTGGGATGTAGTCCTGTTACGTCGCTCGCTATCAAGACCAATGCTGCGAACATACATCAGCTTCCCCTTCATGAAAGAATAAAAAGAGGAATGAAAATAACTTACTGCATGTCAATCATACTGCCGCTTCCGCCCTGACTCCCACCAAAGAAACTCGTAACACTTCCACCCCATCGGCCCCATAAACTTTTCCTCTGCCCGGGTGCACTACCCATGCTGCCATGCCCCTCACTTCCCTCCCTTGCCGCAGCTGCACCTGCTCTCACGGCGAACGAGAATGGCCGGAGACCCTGAGATCGATCCGGAGTCCAAAGATCATCGTCGTTAATCCTTCTCTCATTGTCATCGGTCCTACAAACATTGGTATTGATAGCCAACGGCTCGAGCGCACCCGGCGAACTTGTATTCTTCGAGTGGCCCCTCTTTTTTACACTGCTTGAATTGTAACCTCCGGGAGTAAGAAGCTCCCTGGCAGGTTCACGCTGAGGGAGATAATGCGTCATAGGTCTTTGCGCATTAGATCTAGGAGGCGTATTGGGCGCGATAGGAGAAGTAAGAAAGCCTGCCGGTGATGACGGACTTTGTCGAAGGCCGCCAATTTGCTCGGAAAGAAGCGGCTGGCGGTAACTGTAGGAAGCTGAGGACATGGTCCCTGTAGGGAGCCTGCCTTCGTGGTTCgaaagagaagaatggCATGAGACGTCATCGGGGAAGGCAAAGTGTCCTAAACGCTGGGCTTCGGCGCGAATCCCCAGCACAAGAAGCCACTGGTTTCGAAGAAAGTCTTGCAGCTTTTGATATCTATGGGCTGAGGCAGAAGGAAACTAGAAGGAACCGTTTAGTCGCGAATCAAGTTGACTTGGATTAACTCACTTTAGCCATGATTGACTTTATACCTTCCTCTGTTAAAGATCCCCCCTTTCCCCCCCTAAAGCCAGCAGGTAACCCATCTCCGTCTCGCCCTTCCTCCCATGAGAAACCCCTCCATCCAACTTCTTTGCTAACTCTCCAGTCTACTTCCTTGCGCTGTGCTTTCACTGCCTGCTTTCTACgtctctcttcctccctATGTCTTCTCGCTTCCGGCCCATCATTCCCCGCGTTTTGAGAGAATTCATCAGATGATGATGTATCATCCATGTCAATTACACTCCTAAGCTTTCCATGGGCTGTCGAAGTCTCCGTAGAATCTAGGTTGCGCATAGACTTTAAGAGATCTTCTTCACGCCATACCAATTCTTTAAACCCAGCATCACTTTCACGATCCCATACATTTTCACCCTGCACATCGACGTCTGCCAAATCCCGGTCCCGCATCATACATTCCAAGCAAACCTCTTCCTGGAGTTTTCGGCTTGGCCCAGCACCATTTGCTGGGGCGGGTGAAGGGCCCAAACCGACCTCGGGTTTAGGTTGCTGAATCTGAGATTGGGGAGGGCCTTGAGGTTGGCGAATGGGATTAGAAGACGGATAAGGTCCGGCATCGCTTATTCCCGGAATGATAGGTAAGCTAGATGCAGACTTTTCTGGTTGATGTTTCTGATGGAATGCCGGCCGCACATGCTGCTGCGTGGGCGGTTGCATAGGCTGTGATGAAGCAGGAAGTTCAGTTCGTACGACGTTGAGAGGCGGCCAGCTTGAAGATGCCGCGGGAGACAGTTGTGGTAGTGGCTGGGTACGAACAGGAACGGATGACGAGGCCGGCTCAACATGAGACTCCATTTTTGGAGGTCGAGGCAATGATCTTCTGGCGGTGGGAGATGAAGGCGATGAATTTTTAAGGTCAGCGGATGCGGGTTTCTTCTCCAGCCGCCTTGGACTGTTGGGCTTTTGTTCAAGTGCAGGCGTAGGTTGTGGCTCTGGCATAAGGATGGAGCCGCGCTCTATTGAGCTAGGCTTGTCCTCAATTGGTTCCGGGGAGGCGACACGGGGAGGTGTAGTAGATTCTGACACGTTGACAGGGCTCGGTTCGTGAGTGGTGGTGGACTGAATAACTGTGCGACGACGAGCGATGCTGGGTGAATTTTTGAATATAGGAGATAAGGGTAGGTCAATGTCCGAGGCGGAGGGAGTCAGAGGACCTGGGACGTGGATGGTGAGAGAATGACTCAAAGGACGCTGGTAGCTGCGGTCTGTGGATGTGGGGAGACTGTCTGAAAGGCTGGCGTATGCGATCGCGGCGAGGGCAGAGGACGGACGGTGGAAGCcggagaaggaagaggtgggAGAGGGCGGTGGGAGGGGAGATATGGGAGGGATGGCTGGGAGTGTGGGGGCTGCCATCGTGTCTATGGGAGCAACTGTGTCTGAGAGATGGTGAGCAGGGGCGTTTCCGCTATTGCGGGTGTGATTGTTGAGATTATCCGACATGCGTGATACGCGCTGCTCCTTGCTCTTCTGGTTACGAATAGTACACCGCTGCGGAGGTGATTCACTCGCCGAGTTACGCACGATCCGCTCTGTGCTAAAAACTAGCGATTAGATGGCTCTTCTGCGACTGAACATCTCGCTGGGAATCGCAAAGCTACGGGATCGGCCCTTCCAGCCCTGAATCACGGCCACAGAACGAAAAGCCGGTGGCCCTGGAACGCGTTTATTACGTAACTTGACTTTCCACCACTGAAGAGCAACAAACAAGGGCGAGCTATAGGAAGCTGCAGGGAAAAAGTTTCAATTGTAACATAAAAAAAAAGTTAAAAGTAACAACAGTTGGGCGATATTTGTTTGCTCCCCTTGACCCCCGCTACAGTGGTGCAGTCTCCGTTTACATTCTACACCTATACAAGCGCGATTGATTGATCATTCGTTCATGCTGGAAGGGAATGCCACCTTGGCTTCTCCAGTGCCTGGTATGCAGATATTTATGTATCCTTGTTGAAATAACGATGAACTAGAGGTCAGAGATAGATGATAATGGTATCATTCATACTGCATCATATGATTGAcggaagatgatgaggaaggaaatAAGGATCACAAACAACTAAAGTGATGTTTGCACACTAGGTGAAAAGATTATTATATGTGTAATGAGCAGCTCACAGATTACCGGCCGCGAATGTGACTTCCGAGAAGATCtaaaaagaaaagatcTGAGGTTTTGAGGCATCCGACAGGAAGAACAAAGGTCACGGGACGATTATTACCAGCAGGCCACAACAACAAGAAGCGCAGTAAAAATGTTGGAAGCGGCACGCCTCCCCAAGAAACCTTAAATTATGTACTCAGTGTTAGTTAAGCACAGTATTAGTATCAGACGTTGTTCCACCGACAGTGGGGGTGAATGGCAGAAGTGCGTGGTAACACACATAGATCGGGACAATTTCGCTGATATCATTTGATGTATCATTCTGATATCATTTTGATATTATTTTGATGTATCATTTTGACATCGGAAATCCAGATGGATGGAGCTGAAAATGTGGTGGTGCAGCGCTATTGACTATGGATCTATCACAACAAGCTTTCTTTCCGTTCCGATCCAGCTAATTATTAAATTTAGTCAGTCCTTTTGGCACGCAGTTGGCGCCGATTCGCAATGGAGCTTTTCTATCGTATGCCCTACATCAACGTTCAATCGCAAAACGTATTATGTGCTATATAAATGAACACTTCtggagaaaagaaaagatgaCTATAGCTCTAGTAGATAACTCTATAATTCTTGCCGTTATTCTCTATATACTAATGTTTACAACAAATAGGTACATCAAGTCAATCGCATCAACACTACTCTTCTCCTTTGACTGGGTATCGAGTTCTGATCCTCACCCGTGCCTCGTGCAACGCAAAGAACATCGgtcctcttctttccaactcttcctcGGGCTTTCCGTCACCAGAATACAAAAACGCTTCCCTCACGCAAACCAAGTTGGCTTGTAGCTCTTCGACCTTGCTAAGAGGGATCGCAGCAAGAACCTTTTCAATTTTGTCCAGTTCCGTGGGGGCGACCCGCACAGACAACTTGGACCAGTCTAAGAAATCGGCAAAGGGGTAGTGGGTGCCTTCGGAGATGAATACGGGAATACAACCAGCATATATGGCATCACTTGTTTGAGGGGACCAACCTGCGAAGCATGTCAGTGGGAAAATCGGCGATAGCTACAGCATCCGGGACAGCTTACCAGCGATACCTCTAGGCTGAGCGCAGAATCTCGCATTATTGAGATCTTTCATATAATCCGAGCTTGCGAAATTGCTTTGTTTCCCACCTCCCTTGATCAATTCTCTATCGCCCGCTCCTCCCCTATTACACGTCAAACGAATACGTTCACTCTTCCCCGTCCCCGAGTACGTCCCTGACCACATAAGGAGATTCGACCGTTCTCGCATGGGCTTGATGGCTTCGACATTCGGGAACGTTTCACGAAGAGTATTTGAACGACATGTCCGAGCCGGGATAACAACATCTTGGTGAGGTCGGTAACATGGAGAGTCGTAGTCGCCCATGACAGACCAAACAAGAGCATTGTTGAGAATTCCATCGGGATGGAGGGCGCGTTCACCTCTAGCAGACCAGATATCCCTATACAGCGACCGTTGTAAGCGTGGACAAAAGGATCCGACGTAGATCACTTACCATGCAAAGTCAACACAGATTCCCCAGTCATGAGTTAGGACGAGAgccaccttcttctccccgTTTTTTACTCCCTGTATTGTCTCAGAGGCATGGTGCATCGCATCATGCAGCAAGAACTGGGTGCCATCACATTGCTGGTAGACAGGGACTACCACCAGTTCCGCTTCGTCAGCAGGGACGGACATATGACGAAGGGCCCTGTACATTATGCTATCCGCGGAGAAGCAATCAGTTTCCTGAAGCATATGACAGGATGCTGcctcaatctcttcttgACCCTTGTACCCATCCGCAACATGAACTTTTACAAAGTCCGGGTGGGCTTCAAGGGCTGCCTGAGCCGTAGGGAGAAGAACATCTTTCCAGTCTATGGCTTCGACAGCTTTGACGAGTACAGGAGAATAACCAGCGAGAGAGCCGAGTGTTAGTTTGTTTTCATCAGGGTGGAGCGAGTTGGAGGGATAGATCTTGAGCAAAGGATTTTCCCTTCGAGGTTTGCAGTGATCTGCTTGTACACATTTGCAGTTACCGGTCTGTACACACACCGTTGGGCTCTCACAGTCGTTCCAGCAAGCAGGCAGATCTTTGAGAGCCCAAGCATGAGGATGAGGGTCCGTTTTGGGTCCAGTCTCGCTGAAAAATGCGTGACCGGCAGTACTTGTGACTTTATTAACAGCTTGACGAGCTGTGGATAGATGCTTGAAATTATATCGAACAGCTTGCTCAGCTCTGGCACAGAGGTGTGAACGCCG comes from Cryptococcus gattii WM276 chromosome G, complete sequence and encodes:
- a CDS encoding Hypothetical protein (Similar to TIGR gene model, INSD accession AAW44477.1; CNG01140), which codes for MSDNLNNHTRNSGNAPAHHLSDTVAPIDTMAAPTLPAIPPISPLPPPSPTSSFSGFHRPSSALAAIAYASLSDSLPTSTDRSYQRPLSHSLTIHVPGPLTPSASDIDLPLSPIFKNSPSIARRRTVIQSTTTHEPSPVNVSESTTPPRVASPEPIEDKPSSIERGSILMPEPQPTPALEQKPNSPRRLEKKPASADLKNSSPSSPTARRSLPRPPKMESHVEPASSSVPVRTQPLPQLSPAASSSWPPLNVVRTELPASSQPMQPPTQQHVRPAFHQKHQPEKSASSLPIIPGISDAGPYPSSNPIRQPQGPPQSQIQQPKPEVGLGPSPAPANGAGPSRKLQEEVCLECMMRDRDLADVDVQGENVWDRESDAGFKELVWREEDLLKSMRNLDSTETSTAHGKLRSVIDMDDTSSSDEFSQNAGNDGPEARRHREEERRRKQAVKAQRKEVDWRVSKEVGWRGFSWEEGRDGDGLPAGFRGGKGGSLTEEGIKSIMAKFPSASAHRYQKLQDFLRNQWLLVLGIRAEAQRLGHFAFPDDVSCHSSLSNHEGRLPTGTMSSASYSYRQPLLSEQIGGLRQSPSSPAGFLTSPIAPNTPPRSNAQRPMTHYLPQREPARELLTPGGYNSSSVKKRGHSKNTSSPGALEPLAINTNVCRTDDNERRINDDDLWTPDRSQGLRPFSFAVRAGAAAAREGSEGHGSMGSAPGQRKSLWGRWGGSVTSFFGGSQGGSGSMIDMHIGLDSERRNRTTSQVYPRAVSLASPTRPSFFSRESLGSSVLDHEPRISRVISQSRLSQVHTGGESDMEDGGRAGKKKGIKGFFQKMKPKGARKNSKAESPNLSNYRQSLNIQGYNPQPSAFGSPSTPETPLAPPPPISVLVRGGGDRGHARTASGSSSSMFTDGQESVNNRLSASNLYGSRSVSSPLGNTSTSDVSMGQSASPGSSKFATTTSAAKRESYASGGNRRSATIGEMGEDRRSVVEVLSNANGANGDSLFCDEPVPVRPGAARPHNKTSTSLTASSQTMLETPPPVNYSNANAFFNHQQHIRSSSIDTGGSLSPNRYKNLPPLPPPGSNDNLHIVQPKESTASPDSFTAVFPDKELSQNKASFYSYPQPQPVAQPSYRQYPQRFHQQQQFQPTGSYAPGYGYGGRASLDQRGSGPKVEKQRAVQTMYGHPMMGMGGMNSIGNMTGVGEVEKKKKGLKGFFGVSKAGRMA